A stretch of Macadamia integrifolia cultivar HAES 741 chromosome 7, SCU_Mint_v3, whole genome shotgun sequence DNA encodes these proteins:
- the LOC122084280 gene encoding leucine aminopeptidase 1 — protein sequence MAITVVSLLSSLVVSSTPILSKLSPSPILSFSVASPVSSLRRLRMAHIVTRATLGLTKPAHVDVPKIDFAAKDIDLVEWKGDVLAVGVTEKDMAKDENSKFENSIMKKLDTHLGGLLAEVTTEEDFTGKAGQSTLLRLPGLGSKRIGLIGLGQCVPSSAASVYKSLGEAVAAAAKTAQASNVAITLASSEGLSVDSKLLTASAIASGTVLGIFEDNRFKSESKKPSLKSVDIICFGSAPELEKKLKYTSDVCSGVIFGRELVNAPANVLTPGVLAEEASKIASMYSDVFTANILDVEKCKELKMGSYLGVAAASENPPHFIHLCYKPPTGPVKAKLGLVGKGLTFDSGGYNIKTGPGCSIELMKFDMGGSAAVLGAAKALGQIKPPGVEVHFIVAACENMISGTGMRPGDIVTASNGKTIEVNNTDAEGRLTLADALVYACNQGVEKIVDLATLTGACVVALGPTIAGVFTPNDDLAKEVFAASEVTGEKFWRMPLEDSYWESMKSGVADMVNTGGRQGGAITAALFLKQFVDEKVQWMHIDMAGPVWNDKKKCATGFGVSTLVEWVLKNSS from the exons ATGGCCATTACTGTTGTCTCACTTCTCTCTTCTCTGGTGGTTTCCTCCACCCCAATCCTCTCTAAACTAAGCCCCTCTCCAATCCTTAGCTTCTCTGTTGCTTCCCCCGTCAGTTCTCTTCGACGATTGCGTATGGCACATATTGTTACTCGGGCCACTCTCGGCCTCACTAAGCCTGCTCATGTCGATGTCCCCAAG ATTGATTTCGCTGCAAAAGATATCGATTTGGTGGAATGGAAGGGAGACGTTCTTGCAGTCGGTGTCACAGAGAAAGACATGGCCAAGGATGAGAACTCCAAGTTTGAGAACTCGATTATGAAAAAGCTGGATACCCATTTGGGTGGTCTGTTGGCTGAAGTAACCACGGAGGAGGATTTCACTGGGAAAGCTGGGCAGTCCACCCTTCTCAGGCTTCCCGGTTTGGGTTCTAAGAGGATCGGTTTGATTGGGCTCGGCCAGTGCGTGCCATCTTCGGCTGCTAGTGTTTACAAAAGCCTTGGCGAGGCCGTTGCTGCTGCTGCCAAAACTGCCCAAGCTAGTAATGTGGCCATTACTCTTGCTTCCTCTGAGGGGCTTTCTGTCGATTCAAAGCTTCTCACTGCTTCGGCCATAGCTTCTG GAACTGTGCTGGGGATTTTCGAAGACAATAGATTTAAGTCAGAGTCGAAGAAGCCTTCACTGAAATCGGTCGATATTATTTGTTTTGGGTCTGCTCCCGAATTAGAGAAGAAGCTCAAGTATACTAGTGATGTTTGTTCTGGGGTGATTTTCGGAAGAGAGCTCGTTAATGCACCCGCGAATGTACTTACCCCTG GTGTACTAGCTGAAGAGGCCTCCAAAATTGCTTCCATGTACAGTGATGTTTTTACTGCAAATATATTGGATGTGGAGAAGTGCAAAGAGTTAAAAATGGGTTCTTATTTGGGTGTTGCTGCTGCTTCTGAGAATCCTCCTCATTTTATCCATTTATGTTACAAACCACCAACAGGGCCTGTCAAAGCCAAGTTGGGTCTAGTTGGAAAGGGTTTAACTTTTGACAG TGGTGGCTACAATATCAAGACGGGACCAGGCTGTTCAATCGAGctcatgaaatttgacatggGAGGTTCAGCAGCAGTTCTAGGTGCAGCAAAAGCCCTTGGTCAAATCAAACCTCCAGGAGTAGAG GTACATTTCATTGTTGCGGCTTGTGAGAACATGATAAGTGGTACAGGAATGAGACCTGGTGACATCGTTACGGCTTCAAATGGGAAAACAATTGAG GTCAATAATACTGATGCTGAAGGCAGACTCACCCTTGCAGATGCTTTGGTTTATGCGTGCAACCAAGGTGTAGAGAAG ATAGTTGATCTGGCAACATTGACTGGGGCTTGCGTAGTTGCCCTTGGGCCCACTATTGCAG GAGTCTTTACACCGAATGATGATCTGGCAAAGGAGGTTTTTGCTGCTTCAGAGGTCACTGGGGAGAAGTTCTGGAGAATGCCATTGGAGGACAGCTATTGGGAGTCCATGAAATCAGGGGTCGCTGATATGGTGAATACAGGAGGTCGTCAAGGCGGTGCTATCACTGCAGCTCTCTTCCTGAAACAG tttgTGGACGAGAAAGTCCAATGGATGCATATAGACATGGCTGGCCCGGTTTGGAACGATAAGAAAAAGTGCGCAACAGGGTTTGGCGTCTCAACTCTGGTGGAGTGGGTTCTGAAGAACTCTTCTTAG